From Salinirubrum litoreum, one genomic window encodes:
- a CDS encoding aldo/keto reductase: MTGLELPPIGYGTSGDETDAVWTDSVAAALDAGYRHVDTAQMYENEAQVGAGIRQSSVDRSEVVLATKVHPTNLAPDDVRRTTRESLDRLGVDSVDMLYVHWPARAYDPETTLPAFDALHDEGLVDHVCLSNFTPALLDEARSILDAPVAAHQVECHPLLPQRELRAYAEQHGHRLVAYSPLGRGQILDHPVLAEVAAKHDVSTAQVCLAWAVAHDIVPIPKATGTHITENLAATSLSLDTADLAAIDSIEERQRVIDPDIGPWNRE, from the coding sequence ATGACTGGGCTCGAACTCCCGCCGATCGGATACGGAACGTCCGGCGACGAGACCGACGCGGTGTGGACCGACAGCGTCGCTGCGGCGCTCGATGCCGGCTACAGACACGTCGACACCGCACAGATGTACGAGAACGAAGCACAGGTCGGCGCGGGCATCCGGCAGAGTAGCGTCGACCGTTCCGAGGTCGTTCTCGCGACGAAGGTTCACCCGACCAACCTCGCACCCGACGACGTGCGACGGACGACACGCGAGAGTCTGGACCGTCTCGGCGTCGACAGCGTCGACATGCTGTACGTCCACTGGCCGGCCAGAGCCTACGACCCCGAGACGACACTGCCGGCGTTCGACGCCCTCCACGACGAGGGGCTGGTCGATCACGTCTGTCTGAGCAACTTCACGCCGGCCCTGCTGGACGAGGCGCGGTCGATCCTCGACGCGCCCGTCGCCGCTCATCAGGTCGAGTGTCACCCGCTGTTGCCACAGCGAGAACTCCGAGCGTACGCCGAGCAACACGGCCACCGACTCGTCGCCTACTCGCCGCTCGGTCGCGGTCAGATCCTCGATCACCCGGTCCTCGCCGAGGTCGCCGCGAAACACGACGTCTCGACGGCGCAGGTCTGTCTCGCGTGGGCCGTAGCACACGACATCGTCCCGATTCCGAAGGCGACGGGCACTCACATCACCGAGAACCTCGCGGCGACGTCGCTCTCACTTGACACCGCAGACCTCGCTGCGATCGACAGCATCGAGGAGCGACAGCGGGTCATCGACCCCGACATCGGGCCGTGGAACCGGGAGTGA
- a CDS encoding aldo/keto reductase: MERRHLGSTELPLSAVGLGTWNVGPVWDDVSDEQAREAIRTALDAGANFVDTAEVYGDGRAETLIHDVLAERPADGERVYVATKAAPDADERHSEAGLRASVAGSQERLGVDELDLLQLHCPETAAFYEPETFAVLEELEAEGEIAHAGVSVEKVEEATKAIEYDVVESVQIIFNPFRQRPAERFFERAAAEDVGIIVRVPLASGLLADAFDGIDDFGPDDHRRTAAEGGVSAGVGREGGETFAGVPFEDGLDAVAALRRLVPEQATMAQFTLRWILDFDAVTTVIPGSTTPDHVAENVAAADLDPLSHETHGAVRDVYETHLYDAVHHRW; this comes from the coding sequence ATGGAACGACGACACCTCGGGAGTACCGAGTTGCCACTGTCCGCAGTCGGCCTCGGGACGTGGAACGTGGGGCCGGTCTGGGACGACGTCTCGGACGAACAGGCCCGCGAGGCGATCCGGACCGCCCTCGACGCGGGTGCGAACTTCGTCGACACGGCCGAAGTGTACGGCGACGGCCGAGCCGAGACCCTCATCCACGACGTCCTCGCAGAGCGGCCCGCTGACGGAGAGCGGGTCTACGTCGCGACGAAAGCCGCCCCGGACGCAGACGAACGTCACTCGGAGGCGGGACTGCGCGCGTCTGTGGCCGGCTCACAGGAGCGTCTCGGCGTCGACGAACTCGACCTACTCCAGTTGCACTGCCCCGAGACGGCCGCCTTCTACGAGCCCGAGACGTTCGCCGTGTTAGAAGAGCTCGAGGCCGAAGGCGAGATCGCACACGCCGGCGTCAGCGTCGAGAAGGTCGAGGAGGCGACGAAGGCCATCGAGTACGACGTGGTCGAGTCGGTGCAGATCATCTTCAACCCGTTCCGCCAGCGACCCGCAGAGCGCTTCTTCGAGCGTGCCGCCGCCGAAGACGTCGGGATCATCGTCCGTGTCCCCCTCGCGTCGGGGCTGCTCGCAGACGCGTTCGACGGGATCGACGACTTCGGTCCGGACGACCACCGCCGGACGGCAGCCGAGGGTGGCGTCTCCGCAGGCGTCGGGCGTGAGGGTGGCGAGACGTTCGCGGGCGTGCCGTTCGAGGACGGCCTCGATGCCGTCGCCGCGCTCCGGCGACTCGTCCCCGAGCAGGCGACGATGGCGCAGTTCACACTCCGCTGGATTCTCGATTTCGACGCCGTGACGACGGTCATCCCCGGGTCGACGACACCCGACCACGTCGCGGAGAACGTCGCCGCTGCCGACCTGGACCCGCTCTCTCACGAGACCCACGGCGCGGTTCGCGACGTGTACGAAACCCACCTCTACGACGCAGTCCACCACCGCTGGTGA